Proteins found in one Aethina tumida isolate Nest 87 chromosome 1, icAetTumi1.1, whole genome shotgun sequence genomic segment:
- the LOC109597373 gene encoding protein MTSS 1 isoform X6, translating to MSAKQENIMETHHQIEREGALGGLFQTIIQDMKNGMPIWEDLIAKATKLHSSLKATILAVTAYLEAFQKIADSATNARGATREIGTALTRICLRHKAVESRMKTFTSTIMECLIIPLQEKLEDWKKTVLNLDKDHAKDYKRARAELKKRSTDTLRLQKKIRKGAGGDLQKRFECGLQDVTERRQLLEETEKHAVRAALLEERSRFCTFVGFLKPVVDEEVAMLTEMGHLQEAVQQLEKHTADPSVLPPASEQVIADLKSSDSGWSFQTPPSSPSSLGSRKSSMCSISSLNSSSSGSSKSHHSPSHPHWQRSLSQVSNMSEHSTNSSSSSTPCTPFPAAAVPTSTSTWPNLQETIQFERAATAIISDRPHTISSAYEKGHSRPPLTVYTFQAPDQSLSQPASPVTSVTPTDTSKTIPPRSPAPSVKSLQVKPPLPTRCSSLERPNGPNVPAKTIAGMQGVRVLPPTTADQTALKKPSPLPAHLSKRDTPQPTYVNMHELASMAATKAQEKPSFPPPPAEFNSPPSNEKTPNEGEKDGSTSESSLESSSGYGSQTTFTPEDVAHSDDVNDTASKYCTLPRNSDLLNAARRRPLSMTAMCGGTMRNTLLRRGSMQTNKPPPPIRRTSSITNTNTIGQITSMGSMENLPPPPAFLLEPNQNNQQGKHGMAGVNVAETVKALTELRHTPASPNSIRRMSASSQSLFQSATNANTATQQQPMLSTFQAAQAANQKLSYVSQSGGVVYAQPSQIMGGSPNAVRRINHFRSQSAERKAEGPGGVSSSFIASLSAKLVPSMSPRSSRRHSEDVVQIHEAALIQQANKKGPGQSFLDSLNAKLNQQHIGGNSPPAQLKANKIRQIINSKAQPDPKVCHESLMDQIKRGATLKRAKFVNDRSAPKIY from the exons GTGCCACAAGGGAAATAGGAACGGCTTTGACACGAATATGCCTCAGGCATAAAGCAGTAGAATCCAGAATGAAAACGTTTACTAG TACAATAATGGAGTGTCTAATTATACCACTTCAAGAAAAACTGGAAGACTGGAAGAAAACCGTTCTAAATCTAGACAAAGACCATGCAAAAG ATTACAAAAGGGCCAGAGCGGAATTGAAGAAACGATCGACCGACACATTACGACTGCAGAAGAAGATACGCAAAGGAGCAGGAGGAGACCTACAGAAACGGTTCGAATGCGGCTTGCAAGACGTAACCGAGCGAAGACAACTACTGGAGGAAACAGAAAAACATGCTGTCAGAGCAGCCCTGTTGGAAGAACGCAGCAGATTCTGCACATTCGTTGGTTTCTTGAAACCCGTCGTC GATGAAGAGGTAGCCATGTTGACGGAAATGGGACACCTACAGGAGGCTGTACAACAATTGGAAAAACACACTGCCGATCCTAGCGTCCTTCCCCCAGCTTCGGAACAGGTGATCGCTGACTTGAAGAGTTCGGATAGCGGATGGTCGTTCCAGACCCCACCATCGTCGCCCTCCAGTTTAGGCTCCAGAAAATCGTCAATGTGTTCGATCAGTTCCTTGAACAGCTCATCTTCGGGAAGCTCCAAGAGCCACCACTCTCCAAGCCATCCCCATTGGCAAAGATCCCTGTCACAG GTATCGAATATGTCCGAGCACAGCACAAACAGCAGTAGCTCGAGTACACCTTGTACTCCATTCCCCGCCGCAGCTGTACCCACATCAACTTCAACCTGGCCGAATTTGCAAGAAACCATCCAATTCGAGAGGGCCGCCACGGCCATCATCAGCGACAGACCACACACCATCTCGTCAG CATATGAGAAAGGACATTCTCGTCCACCGTTGACTGTGTACACATTCCAAGCGCCAGATCAAAGTCTGTCTCAGCCAGCCAGTCCAGTCACTTCGGTCACTCCTACGGATACGTCCAAAACTATCCCGCCACGCAGTCCAGCGCCTTCTGTCAAGAGTCTTCAAGTCAAACCACCACTTCCAACG AGATGTTCTTCCTTGGAACGGCCAAATGGTCCAAATGTACCTGCCAAGACCATAGCCGGTATGCAAGGTGTCAGGGTACTACCCCCAACCACTGCCGATCAGACGGCCCTAAAGAAACCTTCTCCACTTCCAGCTCATTTATCCAAAAGAG acACGCCACAACCAACTTACGTAAATATGCACGAATTGGCTAGTATGGCTGCCACCAAAGCCCAGGAGAAACCTTCGTTTCCTCCACCACCAGCGGAATTCAACAGCCCGCCATCTAACGAAAAG ACGCCAAATGAAGGTGAAAAAGACGGTAGCACCAGCGAGAGCTCCTTGGAATCGTCCAGCGGTTACGGCAGTCAAACCACATTTACTCCTGAGGATGTAGCGCATTCTGATG ATGTTAACGATACGGCTAGCAAGTATTGCACGCTACCCCGCAACAGCGATCTTCTTAACGCGGCGAGGAGACGACCTCTCTCCATGACAG cTATGTGTGGAGGAACAATGAGGAATACTTTGCTGCGCAGAGGATCAATGCAGACCAACAAGCCACCACCGCCTATTCGCAGGACCTCTTCGATCACCAACACCAACACAATCGGGCAAATCACTTCGATGGGCAGCATGGAGAATCTGCCACCACCACCCGCTTTTCTTTTAGAACCTAACCAGAATAATCAGCAAGGTAAACATGGCATGG CAGGAGTGAACGTCGCAGAAACGGTCAAAGCTCTGACCGAGCTGCGACACACGCCCGCCAGCCCGAATTCGATACGGCGCATGAGCGCCTCATCACAATCCCTGTTCCAATCTGCGACCAACGCCAACACTGCTACACAGCAGCAACCAATGCTGAGCACGTTCCAGGCGGCTCAGGCCGCCAACCAGAAGCTGTCGTACGTGTCGCAGTCGGGCGGCGTGGTCTACGCCCAGCCGTCGCAGATTATGGGCGGCAGTCCGAACGCCGTGCGCCGCATCAACCACTTCCGTTCGCAGAGTGCCGAACGGAAAGCGGAAG GACCCGGAGGTGTGTCTTCCAGTTTCATTGCTTCTCTCAGCGCCAAATTGGTGCCGAGCATGAGTCCAAGAAGTTCTCGACGACACTCTGAGGACGTCGTACAGATCCACGAGGCCGCACTGATCCAACAAGCTAACAAAAAGGGTCCTGGTCAGAGTTTCCTGGACTCGCTTAATGCCAAACTCAACCAGCAACATATCGGTGGTAATTCGCCTCCAGCTCAATTGAAGGCCAACAAGATCCGTCAGATTATCAATAGCAAAGCACAG CCGGATCCGAAGGTCTGTCACGAATCTCTCATGGATCAAATTAAAAGAGGAGCCACCCTAAAAAGAGCCAAATTTGTCAACGACCGATCAGCACCGAAGATTTACTAA
- the LOC109597373 gene encoding uncharacterized protein LOC109597373 isoform X2, whose product MSAKQENIMETHHQIEREGALGGLFQTIIQDMKNGMPIWEDLIAKATKLHSSLKATILAVTAYLEAFQKIADSATNARGATREIGTALTRICLRHKAVESRMKTFTSTIMECLIIPLQEKLEDWKKTVLNLDKDHAKDYKRARAELKKRSTDTLRLQKKIRKGAGGDLQKRFECGLQDVTERRQLLEETEKHAVRAALLEERSRFCTFVGFLKPVVDEEVAMLTEMGHLQEAVQQLEKHTADPSVLPPASEQVIADLKSSDSGWSFQTPPSSPSSLGSRKSSMCSISSLNSSSSGSSKSHHSPSHPHWQRSLSQPVGRSGTIRYMSVSSQDSGFTSQDTLYPRPPSSFSIAQVSNMSEHSTNSSSSSTPCTPFPAAAVPTSTSTWPNLQETIQFERAATAIISDRPHTISSAYEKGHSRPPLTVYTFQAPDQSLSQPASPVTSVTPTDTSKTIPPRSPAPSVKSLQVKPPLPTRCSSLERPNGPNVPAKTIAGMQGVRVLPPTTADQTALKKPSPLPAHLSKRDTPQPTYVNMHELASMAATKAQEKPSFPPPPAEFNSPPSNEKTPNEGEKDGSTSESSLESSSGYGSQTTFTPEDVAHSDDVNDTASKYCTLPRNSDLLNAARRRPLSMTAMCGGTMRNTLLRRGSMQTNKPPPPIRRTSSITNTNTIGQITSMGSMENLPPPPAFLLEPNQNNQQGKHGMGVNVAETVKALTELRHTPASPNSIRRMSASSQSLFQSATNANTATQQQPMLSTFQAAQAANQKLSYVSQSGGVVYAQPSQIMGGSPNAVRRINHFRSQSAERKAEGPGGVSSSFIASLSAKLVPSMSPRSSRRHSEDVVQIHEAALIQQANKKGPGQSFLDSLNAKLNQQHIGGNSPPAQLKANKIRQIINSKAQPDPKVCHESLMDQIKRGATLKRAKFVNDRSAPKIY is encoded by the exons GTGCCACAAGGGAAATAGGAACGGCTTTGACACGAATATGCCTCAGGCATAAAGCAGTAGAATCCAGAATGAAAACGTTTACTAG TACAATAATGGAGTGTCTAATTATACCACTTCAAGAAAAACTGGAAGACTGGAAGAAAACCGTTCTAAATCTAGACAAAGACCATGCAAAAG ATTACAAAAGGGCCAGAGCGGAATTGAAGAAACGATCGACCGACACATTACGACTGCAGAAGAAGATACGCAAAGGAGCAGGAGGAGACCTACAGAAACGGTTCGAATGCGGCTTGCAAGACGTAACCGAGCGAAGACAACTACTGGAGGAAACAGAAAAACATGCTGTCAGAGCAGCCCTGTTGGAAGAACGCAGCAGATTCTGCACATTCGTTGGTTTCTTGAAACCCGTCGTC GATGAAGAGGTAGCCATGTTGACGGAAATGGGACACCTACAGGAGGCTGTACAACAATTGGAAAAACACACTGCCGATCCTAGCGTCCTTCCCCCAGCTTCGGAACAGGTGATCGCTGACTTGAAGAGTTCGGATAGCGGATGGTCGTTCCAGACCCCACCATCGTCGCCCTCCAGTTTAGGCTCCAGAAAATCGTCAATGTGTTCGATCAGTTCCTTGAACAGCTCATCTTCGGGAAGCTCCAAGAGCCACCACTCTCCAAGCCATCCCCATTGGCAAAGATCCCTGTCACAG CCTGTAGGTCGTAGTGGTACAATAAGATACATGTCGGTATCTAGCCAAGATTCTGGATTTACATCCCAAGACACACTTTATCCCAGACCTCCCTCCTCATTCAGCATTGCACAG GTATCGAATATGTCCGAGCACAGCACAAACAGCAGTAGCTCGAGTACACCTTGTACTCCATTCCCCGCCGCAGCTGTACCCACATCAACTTCAACCTGGCCGAATTTGCAAGAAACCATCCAATTCGAGAGGGCCGCCACGGCCATCATCAGCGACAGACCACACACCATCTCGTCAG CATATGAGAAAGGACATTCTCGTCCACCGTTGACTGTGTACACATTCCAAGCGCCAGATCAAAGTCTGTCTCAGCCAGCCAGTCCAGTCACTTCGGTCACTCCTACGGATACGTCCAAAACTATCCCGCCACGCAGTCCAGCGCCTTCTGTCAAGAGTCTTCAAGTCAAACCACCACTTCCAACG AGATGTTCTTCCTTGGAACGGCCAAATGGTCCAAATGTACCTGCCAAGACCATAGCCGGTATGCAAGGTGTCAGGGTACTACCCCCAACCACTGCCGATCAGACGGCCCTAAAGAAACCTTCTCCACTTCCAGCTCATTTATCCAAAAGAG acACGCCACAACCAACTTACGTAAATATGCACGAATTGGCTAGTATGGCTGCCACCAAAGCCCAGGAGAAACCTTCGTTTCCTCCACCACCAGCGGAATTCAACAGCCCGCCATCTAACGAAAAG ACGCCAAATGAAGGTGAAAAAGACGGTAGCACCAGCGAGAGCTCCTTGGAATCGTCCAGCGGTTACGGCAGTCAAACCACATTTACTCCTGAGGATGTAGCGCATTCTGATG ATGTTAACGATACGGCTAGCAAGTATTGCACGCTACCCCGCAACAGCGATCTTCTTAACGCGGCGAGGAGACGACCTCTCTCCATGACAG cTATGTGTGGAGGAACAATGAGGAATACTTTGCTGCGCAGAGGATCAATGCAGACCAACAAGCCACCACCGCCTATTCGCAGGACCTCTTCGATCACCAACACCAACACAATCGGGCAAATCACTTCGATGGGCAGCATGGAGAATCTGCCACCACCACCCGCTTTTCTTTTAGAACCTAACCAGAATAATCAGCAAGGTAAACATGGCATGG GAGTGAACGTCGCAGAAACGGTCAAAGCTCTGACCGAGCTGCGACACACGCCCGCCAGCCCGAATTCGATACGGCGCATGAGCGCCTCATCACAATCCCTGTTCCAATCTGCGACCAACGCCAACACTGCTACACAGCAGCAACCAATGCTGAGCACGTTCCAGGCGGCTCAGGCCGCCAACCAGAAGCTGTCGTACGTGTCGCAGTCGGGCGGCGTGGTCTACGCCCAGCCGTCGCAGATTATGGGCGGCAGTCCGAACGCCGTGCGCCGCATCAACCACTTCCGTTCGCAGAGTGCCGAACGGAAAGCGGAAG GACCCGGAGGTGTGTCTTCCAGTTTCATTGCTTCTCTCAGCGCCAAATTGGTGCCGAGCATGAGTCCAAGAAGTTCTCGACGACACTCTGAGGACGTCGTACAGATCCACGAGGCCGCACTGATCCAACAAGCTAACAAAAAGGGTCCTGGTCAGAGTTTCCTGGACTCGCTTAATGCCAAACTCAACCAGCAACATATCGGTGGTAATTCGCCTCCAGCTCAATTGAAGGCCAACAAGATCCGTCAGATTATCAATAGCAAAGCACAG CCGGATCCGAAGGTCTGTCACGAATCTCTCATGGATCAAATTAAAAGAGGAGCCACCCTAAAAAGAGCCAAATTTGTCAACGACCGATCAGCACCGAAGATTTACTAA
- the LOC109597373 gene encoding protein MTSS 1 isoform X7, producing the protein MSAKQENIMETHHQIEREGALGGLFQTIIQDMKNGMPIWEDLIAKATKLHSSLKATILAVTAYLEAFQKIADSATNARGATREIGTALTRICLRHKAVESRMKTFTSTIMECLIIPLQEKLEDWKKTVLNLDKDHAKDYKRARAELKKRSTDTLRLQKKIRKGAGGDLQKRFECGLQDVTERRQLLEETEKHAVRAALLEERSRFCTFVGFLKPVVDEEVAMLTEMGHLQEAVQQLEKHTADPSVLPPASEQVIADLKSSDSGWSFQTPPSSPSSLGSRKSSMCSISSLNSSSSGSSKSHHSPSHPHWQRSLSQPVGRSGTIRYMSVSSQDSGFTSQDTLYPRPPSSFSIAQVSNMSEHSTNSSSSSTPCTPFPAAAVPTSTSTWPNLQETIQFERAATAIISDRPHTISSAYEKGHSRPPLTVYTFQAPDQSLSQPASPVTSVTPTDTSKTIPPRSPAPSVKSLQVKPPLPTRCSSLERPNGPNVPAKTIAGMQGVRVLPPTTADQTALKKPSPLPAHLSKRDTPQPTYVNMHELASMAATKAQEKPSFPPPPAEFNSPPSNEKTPNEGEKDGSTSESSLESSSGYGSQTTFTPEDVAHSDDVNDTASKYCTLPRNSDLLNAARRRPLSMTAMCGGTMRNTLLRRGSMQTNKPPPPIRRTSSITNTNTIGQITSMGSMENLPPPPAFLLEPNQNNQQGKHGMGPGGVSSSFIASLSAKLVPSMSPRSSRRHSEDVVQIHEAALIQQANKKGPGQSFLDSLNAKLNQQHIGGNSPPAQLKANKIRQIINSKAQPDPKVCHESLMDQIKRGATLKRAKFVNDRSAPKIY; encoded by the exons GTGCCACAAGGGAAATAGGAACGGCTTTGACACGAATATGCCTCAGGCATAAAGCAGTAGAATCCAGAATGAAAACGTTTACTAG TACAATAATGGAGTGTCTAATTATACCACTTCAAGAAAAACTGGAAGACTGGAAGAAAACCGTTCTAAATCTAGACAAAGACCATGCAAAAG ATTACAAAAGGGCCAGAGCGGAATTGAAGAAACGATCGACCGACACATTACGACTGCAGAAGAAGATACGCAAAGGAGCAGGAGGAGACCTACAGAAACGGTTCGAATGCGGCTTGCAAGACGTAACCGAGCGAAGACAACTACTGGAGGAAACAGAAAAACATGCTGTCAGAGCAGCCCTGTTGGAAGAACGCAGCAGATTCTGCACATTCGTTGGTTTCTTGAAACCCGTCGTC GATGAAGAGGTAGCCATGTTGACGGAAATGGGACACCTACAGGAGGCTGTACAACAATTGGAAAAACACACTGCCGATCCTAGCGTCCTTCCCCCAGCTTCGGAACAGGTGATCGCTGACTTGAAGAGTTCGGATAGCGGATGGTCGTTCCAGACCCCACCATCGTCGCCCTCCAGTTTAGGCTCCAGAAAATCGTCAATGTGTTCGATCAGTTCCTTGAACAGCTCATCTTCGGGAAGCTCCAAGAGCCACCACTCTCCAAGCCATCCCCATTGGCAAAGATCCCTGTCACAG CCTGTAGGTCGTAGTGGTACAATAAGATACATGTCGGTATCTAGCCAAGATTCTGGATTTACATCCCAAGACACACTTTATCCCAGACCTCCCTCCTCATTCAGCATTGCACAG GTATCGAATATGTCCGAGCACAGCACAAACAGCAGTAGCTCGAGTACACCTTGTACTCCATTCCCCGCCGCAGCTGTACCCACATCAACTTCAACCTGGCCGAATTTGCAAGAAACCATCCAATTCGAGAGGGCCGCCACGGCCATCATCAGCGACAGACCACACACCATCTCGTCAG CATATGAGAAAGGACATTCTCGTCCACCGTTGACTGTGTACACATTCCAAGCGCCAGATCAAAGTCTGTCTCAGCCAGCCAGTCCAGTCACTTCGGTCACTCCTACGGATACGTCCAAAACTATCCCGCCACGCAGTCCAGCGCCTTCTGTCAAGAGTCTTCAAGTCAAACCACCACTTCCAACG AGATGTTCTTCCTTGGAACGGCCAAATGGTCCAAATGTACCTGCCAAGACCATAGCCGGTATGCAAGGTGTCAGGGTACTACCCCCAACCACTGCCGATCAGACGGCCCTAAAGAAACCTTCTCCACTTCCAGCTCATTTATCCAAAAGAG acACGCCACAACCAACTTACGTAAATATGCACGAATTGGCTAGTATGGCTGCCACCAAAGCCCAGGAGAAACCTTCGTTTCCTCCACCACCAGCGGAATTCAACAGCCCGCCATCTAACGAAAAG ACGCCAAATGAAGGTGAAAAAGACGGTAGCACCAGCGAGAGCTCCTTGGAATCGTCCAGCGGTTACGGCAGTCAAACCACATTTACTCCTGAGGATGTAGCGCATTCTGATG ATGTTAACGATACGGCTAGCAAGTATTGCACGCTACCCCGCAACAGCGATCTTCTTAACGCGGCGAGGAGACGACCTCTCTCCATGACAG cTATGTGTGGAGGAACAATGAGGAATACTTTGCTGCGCAGAGGATCAATGCAGACCAACAAGCCACCACCGCCTATTCGCAGGACCTCTTCGATCACCAACACCAACACAATCGGGCAAATCACTTCGATGGGCAGCATGGAGAATCTGCCACCACCACCCGCTTTTCTTTTAGAACCTAACCAGAATAATCAGCAAGGTAAACATGGCATGG GACCCGGAGGTGTGTCTTCCAGTTTCATTGCTTCTCTCAGCGCCAAATTGGTGCCGAGCATGAGTCCAAGAAGTTCTCGACGACACTCTGAGGACGTCGTACAGATCCACGAGGCCGCACTGATCCAACAAGCTAACAAAAAGGGTCCTGGTCAGAGTTTCCTGGACTCGCTTAATGCCAAACTCAACCAGCAACATATCGGTGGTAATTCGCCTCCAGCTCAATTGAAGGCCAACAAGATCCGTCAGATTATCAATAGCAAAGCACAG CCGGATCCGAAGGTCTGTCACGAATCTCTCATGGATCAAATTAAAAGAGGAGCCACCCTAAAAAGAGCCAAATTTGTCAACGACCGATCAGCACCGAAGATTTACTAA
- the LOC109597373 gene encoding protein MTSS 1 isoform X1 — MSAKQENIMETHHQIEREGALGGLFQTIIQDMKNGMPIWEDLIAKATKLHSSLKATILAVTAYLEAFQKIADSATNARGATREIGTALTRICLRHKAVESRMKTFTSTIMECLIIPLQEKLEDWKKTVLNLDKDHAKDYKRARAELKKRSTDTLRLQKKIRKGAGGDLQKRFECGLQDVTERRQLLEETEKHAVRAALLEERSRFCTFVGFLKPVVDEEVAMLTEMGHLQEAVQQLEKHTADPSVLPPASEQVIADLKSSDSGWSFQTPPSSPSSLGSRKSSMCSISSLNSSSSGSSKSHHSPSHPHWQRSLSQPVGRSGTIRYMSVSSQDSGFTSQDTLYPRPPSSFSIAQVSNMSEHSTNSSSSSTPCTPFPAAAVPTSTSTWPNLQETIQFERAATAIISDRPHTISSAYEKGHSRPPLTVYTFQAPDQSLSQPASPVTSVTPTDTSKTIPPRSPAPSVKSLQVKPPLPTRCSSLERPNGPNVPAKTIAGMQGVRVLPPTTADQTALKKPSPLPAHLSKRDTPQPTYVNMHELASMAATKAQEKPSFPPPPAEFNSPPSNEKTPNEGEKDGSTSESSLESSSGYGSQTTFTPEDVAHSDDVNDTASKYCTLPRNSDLLNAARRRPLSMTAMCGGTMRNTLLRRGSMQTNKPPPPIRRTSSITNTNTIGQITSMGSMENLPPPPAFLLEPNQNNQQGKHGMAGVNVAETVKALTELRHTPASPNSIRRMSASSQSLFQSATNANTATQQQPMLSTFQAAQAANQKLSYVSQSGGVVYAQPSQIMGGSPNAVRRINHFRSQSAERKAEGPGGVSSSFIASLSAKLVPSMSPRSSRRHSEDVVQIHEAALIQQANKKGPGQSFLDSLNAKLNQQHIGGNSPPAQLKANKIRQIINSKAQPDPKVCHESLMDQIKRGATLKRAKFVNDRSAPKIY, encoded by the exons GTGCCACAAGGGAAATAGGAACGGCTTTGACACGAATATGCCTCAGGCATAAAGCAGTAGAATCCAGAATGAAAACGTTTACTAG TACAATAATGGAGTGTCTAATTATACCACTTCAAGAAAAACTGGAAGACTGGAAGAAAACCGTTCTAAATCTAGACAAAGACCATGCAAAAG ATTACAAAAGGGCCAGAGCGGAATTGAAGAAACGATCGACCGACACATTACGACTGCAGAAGAAGATACGCAAAGGAGCAGGAGGAGACCTACAGAAACGGTTCGAATGCGGCTTGCAAGACGTAACCGAGCGAAGACAACTACTGGAGGAAACAGAAAAACATGCTGTCAGAGCAGCCCTGTTGGAAGAACGCAGCAGATTCTGCACATTCGTTGGTTTCTTGAAACCCGTCGTC GATGAAGAGGTAGCCATGTTGACGGAAATGGGACACCTACAGGAGGCTGTACAACAATTGGAAAAACACACTGCCGATCCTAGCGTCCTTCCCCCAGCTTCGGAACAGGTGATCGCTGACTTGAAGAGTTCGGATAGCGGATGGTCGTTCCAGACCCCACCATCGTCGCCCTCCAGTTTAGGCTCCAGAAAATCGTCAATGTGTTCGATCAGTTCCTTGAACAGCTCATCTTCGGGAAGCTCCAAGAGCCACCACTCTCCAAGCCATCCCCATTGGCAAAGATCCCTGTCACAG CCTGTAGGTCGTAGTGGTACAATAAGATACATGTCGGTATCTAGCCAAGATTCTGGATTTACATCCCAAGACACACTTTATCCCAGACCTCCCTCCTCATTCAGCATTGCACAG GTATCGAATATGTCCGAGCACAGCACAAACAGCAGTAGCTCGAGTACACCTTGTACTCCATTCCCCGCCGCAGCTGTACCCACATCAACTTCAACCTGGCCGAATTTGCAAGAAACCATCCAATTCGAGAGGGCCGCCACGGCCATCATCAGCGACAGACCACACACCATCTCGTCAG CATATGAGAAAGGACATTCTCGTCCACCGTTGACTGTGTACACATTCCAAGCGCCAGATCAAAGTCTGTCTCAGCCAGCCAGTCCAGTCACTTCGGTCACTCCTACGGATACGTCCAAAACTATCCCGCCACGCAGTCCAGCGCCTTCTGTCAAGAGTCTTCAAGTCAAACCACCACTTCCAACG AGATGTTCTTCCTTGGAACGGCCAAATGGTCCAAATGTACCTGCCAAGACCATAGCCGGTATGCAAGGTGTCAGGGTACTACCCCCAACCACTGCCGATCAGACGGCCCTAAAGAAACCTTCTCCACTTCCAGCTCATTTATCCAAAAGAG acACGCCACAACCAACTTACGTAAATATGCACGAATTGGCTAGTATGGCTGCCACCAAAGCCCAGGAGAAACCTTCGTTTCCTCCACCACCAGCGGAATTCAACAGCCCGCCATCTAACGAAAAG ACGCCAAATGAAGGTGAAAAAGACGGTAGCACCAGCGAGAGCTCCTTGGAATCGTCCAGCGGTTACGGCAGTCAAACCACATTTACTCCTGAGGATGTAGCGCATTCTGATG ATGTTAACGATACGGCTAGCAAGTATTGCACGCTACCCCGCAACAGCGATCTTCTTAACGCGGCGAGGAGACGACCTCTCTCCATGACAG cTATGTGTGGAGGAACAATGAGGAATACTTTGCTGCGCAGAGGATCAATGCAGACCAACAAGCCACCACCGCCTATTCGCAGGACCTCTTCGATCACCAACACCAACACAATCGGGCAAATCACTTCGATGGGCAGCATGGAGAATCTGCCACCACCACCCGCTTTTCTTTTAGAACCTAACCAGAATAATCAGCAAGGTAAACATGGCATGG CAGGAGTGAACGTCGCAGAAACGGTCAAAGCTCTGACCGAGCTGCGACACACGCCCGCCAGCCCGAATTCGATACGGCGCATGAGCGCCTCATCACAATCCCTGTTCCAATCTGCGACCAACGCCAACACTGCTACACAGCAGCAACCAATGCTGAGCACGTTCCAGGCGGCTCAGGCCGCCAACCAGAAGCTGTCGTACGTGTCGCAGTCGGGCGGCGTGGTCTACGCCCAGCCGTCGCAGATTATGGGCGGCAGTCCGAACGCCGTGCGCCGCATCAACCACTTCCGTTCGCAGAGTGCCGAACGGAAAGCGGAAG GACCCGGAGGTGTGTCTTCCAGTTTCATTGCTTCTCTCAGCGCCAAATTGGTGCCGAGCATGAGTCCAAGAAGTTCTCGACGACACTCTGAGGACGTCGTACAGATCCACGAGGCCGCACTGATCCAACAAGCTAACAAAAAGGGTCCTGGTCAGAGTTTCCTGGACTCGCTTAATGCCAAACTCAACCAGCAACATATCGGTGGTAATTCGCCTCCAGCTCAATTGAAGGCCAACAAGATCCGTCAGATTATCAATAGCAAAGCACAG CCGGATCCGAAGGTCTGTCACGAATCTCTCATGGATCAAATTAAAAGAGGAGCCACCCTAAAAAGAGCCAAATTTGTCAACGACCGATCAGCACCGAAGATTTACTAA